Proteins encoded within one genomic window of Humulus lupulus chromosome 1, drHumLupu1.1, whole genome shotgun sequence:
- the LOC133809449 gene encoding polyadenylate-binding protein 2-like isoform X1: MTSLDEARVLGSESSIKPYIIKPLFIRLGCGAATNTLVAAVVFVFASFVDFFLRWCFPNTLYLLILLLPIKNEKEKKMAQVEVPTQNGVTNVANGVGQMVTTSLYVGDLDATINETQLFEMFSQMGQVVSVRVCRDLSSRRSLGYGYVNFSNPQEASRALNMMNFSVVNGKPIRIMYSNRDPSIRKSGTGNIFVKNLDKGIDNKALHETFSTFGNILSCKIATDASGQSKGYGFVQFDTEEAAQSAIEKLNGMLLNDKQVFVGPFVRKEEREFGAEKVKFNNVYVKNFSESLSEDDLKNIFGEYGAITSVVVMRDGEGKSKGFGFVNFEEPDDAARSVEALNGKKFDDKEWYVGKAQKKAEREMELKGRFEQTVKETVDKNEGLNLYVKNLDDSVTDEKLKELFSEFGTITSCKVMREPSGVSRGSGFVALSTAEEASRALVEMNGKMIVSKPLYVAVAQRKEDRRARLQAQFSQLRPPAMVPQVNPRMPMYPPGAPGLGQQLFYGQGPPAIIPPQPGFGYQQQLLPGVRPNFYMPIVQPGQQNQRPGGRRAGAGPVQQNRQPPLVQPQQMLPRGRGYHRFPPGRNMPDLSIGGAPGGMLPVPYNMGGVPFRDASFTQPMSTGALATALANSTPEQQRTLLGENLYPLVDQLEHENAAKVTGMLLEMDQTEVLHLLESPDALKAKVAEAMDVLRNVTQQSQQPQVSSPTDRLAALSLTDNLVS, translated from the exons ATGACGTCGTTGGATGAGGCTAGGGTTTTAGGTAGCGAGAGCAGTATCAAACCATATATAATCAAACCCTTGTTCATTCGACTCGGTTGCGGTGCCGCCACCAATACTCTGGTTGCTGCCGTCGTTTTCGTCTTTGCATCATTTGTTGATTTTTTTCTCCGGTGGTGTTTTCCGAATACCCTttatcttcttattcttcttctacccataaaaaacgaaaaagagaaaaaaatggcGCAGGTTGAGGTTCCTACTCAAAATGGCGTGACAAACGTTGCAAACGGCGTAGGGCAGATGGTGACGACGTCGCTGTATGTTGGGGATCTTGATGCCACCATCAACGAAACCCAGCTCTTCGAGATGTTTAGTCAAATGGGTCAGGTTGTTTCGGTTCGGGTCTGCAGGGATCTGAGCTCACGACGCTCCCTTGGCTATGGTTATGTAAATTTCAGTAATCCCCAAGAAG CTTCTCGGGCATTGAATATGATGAATTTTTCTGTTGTCAATGGTAAGCCAATTAGGATAATGTATTCTAATCGGGACCCTAGTATTCGAAAAAGTGGAACTGGAAATATATTTGTTAAG AACTTGGATAAAGGAATTGACAACAAAGCTCTACATGAAACATTTTCAACATTTGGGAATATTTTGTCTTGCAAAATAGCCACTGATGCTTCGGGTCAGTCCAAAGGATATGGTTTTGTACAATTTGACACTGAGGAGGCTGCTCAAAGTGCTATTGAGAAGCTGAATGGCATGCTACTTAATGACAAACAAGTTTTTGTTGGACCCTTTGTTCGTAAAGAGGAAAGAGAGTTTGGCGCTGAGAAGGTCAAATTCAACAATGTTTATGTAAAGAATTTTTCCGAATCTTTGAGTGAAGACGATTTAAAGAACATTTTTGGTGAATATGGAGCTATTACTAGTGTAGTAGTTATGAGAGATGGAGAAGGAAAATCAAAAGGATTTGGATTTGTTAACTTTGAAGAACCAGATGATGCGGCTCGATCTGTTGAGGCTCTTAATGGTAAGAAGTTTGATGACAAAGAGTGGTATGTTGGGAAGGCCCAGAAAAAAGCTGAAAGAGAGATGGAATTGAAAGGAAGATTTGAGCAGACTGTCAAGGAGACAGTAGACAAGAATGAAGGACTGAATCTGTATGTTAAAAATCTAGATGATAGTGTGACTGATGAAAAGCTAAAGGAATTATTCTCTGAGTTTGGTACAATTACTTCATGCAAG GTCATGCGTGAACCTAGCGGTGTGAGTAGGGGATCTGGATTTGTTGCTTTATCCACTGCTGAGGAAGCATCCCGAGCT CTTGTGGAGATGAACGGTAAAATGATTGTTAGCAAGCCACTGTATGTAGCAGTTGCACAACGCAAAGAGGATAGAAGAGCAAGGTTGCAG GCACAGTTCTCTCAATTGCGTCCACCTGCAATGGTGCCCCAAGTTAACCCCCGTATGCCTATGTATCCACCGGGTGCTCCAGGCCTTGGACAGCAACTATTCTATGGTCAAGGCCCTCCTGCTATCATTCCTCCTCAA CCCGGATTTGGATATCAACAGCAATTACTTCCTGGGGTGAGACCAAACTTTTATATGCCCATTGTCCAACCAGGTCAGCAGAATCAACGTCCTGGGGGTAGACGAGCTGGAGCAGGGCCTGTACAACAAAATCGGCAGCCGCCACTCGTGCAGCCACAG CAGATGCTTCCTAGGGGACGTGGTTACCACCGTTTCCCACCAGGTCGCAACATGCCTGATCTTTCCATTGGTGGTGCTCCTGGAGGCATGCTACCTGTTCCTTACAACATGGGTGGAGTTCCTTTTAGAGATGCTTCATTTACCCAACCAATGTCCACTGGAGCTTTGGCTACTGCCCTAGCCAATTCCACACCCGAACAGCAGAGGACA TTGCTGGGAGAGAACTTGTACCCACTTGTGGATCAGTTGGAGCATGAAAATGCAGCTAAAGTCACTGGCATGCTTCTAGAAATGGACCAGACTGAGGTTTTGCACTTGCTCGAGTCACCTGATGCCTTGAAAGCCAAAGTTGCTGAAGCTATGGATGTTTTGAGGAATGTCACTCAGCAGTCGCAGCAGCCTCAGGTCAGCAGTCCAACTGATCGGTTGGCTGCATTGTCGCTGACTGACAACCTTGTCTCTTGA
- the LOC133809449 gene encoding polyadenylate-binding protein 2-like isoform X2 has product MTSLDEARVLGSESSIKPYIIKPLFIRLGCGAATNTLVAAVVFVFASFVDFFLRWCFPNTLYLLILLLPIKNEKEKKMAQVEVPTQNGVTNVANGVGQMVTTSLYVGDLDATINETQLFEMFSQMGQVVSVRVCRDLSSRRSLGYGYVNFSNPQEASRALNMMNFSVVNGKPIRIMYSNRDPSIRKSGTGNIFVKNLDKGIDNKALHETFSTFGNILSCKIATDASGQSKGYGFVQFDTEEAAQSAIEKLNGMLLNDKQVFVGPFVRKEEREFGAEKVKFNNVYVKNFSESLSEDDLKNIFGEYGAITSVVVMRDGEGKSKGFGFVNFEEPDDAARSVEALNGKKFDDKEWYVGKAQKKAEREMELKGRFEQTVKETVDKNEGLNLYVKNLDDSVTDEKLKELFSEFGTITSCKVMREPSGVSRGSGFVALSTAEEASRALVEMNGKMIVSKPLYVAVAQRKEDRRARLQAQFSQLRPPAMVPQVNPRMPMYPPGAPGLGQQLFYGQGPPAIIPPQPGFGYQQQLLPGVRPNFYMPIVQPGQQNQRPGGRRAGAGPVQQNRQPPLVQPQMLPRGRGYHRFPPGRNMPDLSIGGAPGGMLPVPYNMGGVPFRDASFTQPMSTGALATALANSTPEQQRTLLGENLYPLVDQLEHENAAKVTGMLLEMDQTEVLHLLESPDALKAKVAEAMDVLRNVTQQSQQPQVSSPTDRLAALSLTDNLVS; this is encoded by the exons ATGACGTCGTTGGATGAGGCTAGGGTTTTAGGTAGCGAGAGCAGTATCAAACCATATATAATCAAACCCTTGTTCATTCGACTCGGTTGCGGTGCCGCCACCAATACTCTGGTTGCTGCCGTCGTTTTCGTCTTTGCATCATTTGTTGATTTTTTTCTCCGGTGGTGTTTTCCGAATACCCTttatcttcttattcttcttctacccataaaaaacgaaaaagagaaaaaaatggcGCAGGTTGAGGTTCCTACTCAAAATGGCGTGACAAACGTTGCAAACGGCGTAGGGCAGATGGTGACGACGTCGCTGTATGTTGGGGATCTTGATGCCACCATCAACGAAACCCAGCTCTTCGAGATGTTTAGTCAAATGGGTCAGGTTGTTTCGGTTCGGGTCTGCAGGGATCTGAGCTCACGACGCTCCCTTGGCTATGGTTATGTAAATTTCAGTAATCCCCAAGAAG CTTCTCGGGCATTGAATATGATGAATTTTTCTGTTGTCAATGGTAAGCCAATTAGGATAATGTATTCTAATCGGGACCCTAGTATTCGAAAAAGTGGAACTGGAAATATATTTGTTAAG AACTTGGATAAAGGAATTGACAACAAAGCTCTACATGAAACATTTTCAACATTTGGGAATATTTTGTCTTGCAAAATAGCCACTGATGCTTCGGGTCAGTCCAAAGGATATGGTTTTGTACAATTTGACACTGAGGAGGCTGCTCAAAGTGCTATTGAGAAGCTGAATGGCATGCTACTTAATGACAAACAAGTTTTTGTTGGACCCTTTGTTCGTAAAGAGGAAAGAGAGTTTGGCGCTGAGAAGGTCAAATTCAACAATGTTTATGTAAAGAATTTTTCCGAATCTTTGAGTGAAGACGATTTAAAGAACATTTTTGGTGAATATGGAGCTATTACTAGTGTAGTAGTTATGAGAGATGGAGAAGGAAAATCAAAAGGATTTGGATTTGTTAACTTTGAAGAACCAGATGATGCGGCTCGATCTGTTGAGGCTCTTAATGGTAAGAAGTTTGATGACAAAGAGTGGTATGTTGGGAAGGCCCAGAAAAAAGCTGAAAGAGAGATGGAATTGAAAGGAAGATTTGAGCAGACTGTCAAGGAGACAGTAGACAAGAATGAAGGACTGAATCTGTATGTTAAAAATCTAGATGATAGTGTGACTGATGAAAAGCTAAAGGAATTATTCTCTGAGTTTGGTACAATTACTTCATGCAAG GTCATGCGTGAACCTAGCGGTGTGAGTAGGGGATCTGGATTTGTTGCTTTATCCACTGCTGAGGAAGCATCCCGAGCT CTTGTGGAGATGAACGGTAAAATGATTGTTAGCAAGCCACTGTATGTAGCAGTTGCACAACGCAAAGAGGATAGAAGAGCAAGGTTGCAG GCACAGTTCTCTCAATTGCGTCCACCTGCAATGGTGCCCCAAGTTAACCCCCGTATGCCTATGTATCCACCGGGTGCTCCAGGCCTTGGACAGCAACTATTCTATGGTCAAGGCCCTCCTGCTATCATTCCTCCTCAA CCCGGATTTGGATATCAACAGCAATTACTTCCTGGGGTGAGACCAAACTTTTATATGCCCATTGTCCAACCAGGTCAGCAGAATCAACGTCCTGGGGGTAGACGAGCTGGAGCAGGGCCTGTACAACAAAATCGGCAGCCGCCACTCGTGCAGCCACAG ATGCTTCCTAGGGGACGTGGTTACCACCGTTTCCCACCAGGTCGCAACATGCCTGATCTTTCCATTGGTGGTGCTCCTGGAGGCATGCTACCTGTTCCTTACAACATGGGTGGAGTTCCTTTTAGAGATGCTTCATTTACCCAACCAATGTCCACTGGAGCTTTGGCTACTGCCCTAGCCAATTCCACACCCGAACAGCAGAGGACA TTGCTGGGAGAGAACTTGTACCCACTTGTGGATCAGTTGGAGCATGAAAATGCAGCTAAAGTCACTGGCATGCTTCTAGAAATGGACCAGACTGAGGTTTTGCACTTGCTCGAGTCACCTGATGCCTTGAAAGCCAAAGTTGCTGAAGCTATGGATGTTTTGAGGAATGTCACTCAGCAGTCGCAGCAGCCTCAGGTCAGCAGTCCAACTGATCGGTTGGCTGCATTGTCGCTGACTGACAACCTTGTCTCTTGA